The Cyanobacteria bacterium FACHB-DQ100 genome contains the following window.
CATAGTCTTGAACTTGCGAATAGATGTAGCGCGGCGACAAACATCCCAAGGCTAACCATGCTGAGAACTTAGAAGAGTAATCGACTCCCAGCATTCCGTTGCGCGTTTCTTTGTAAGCCTTGAGTGCATCTTGATTCCAGAAATACTCCTGAAGCCGAGCCTTTCCCGCTGTTTCACCGCCCTTGTACGGAATCATGTCTCTCGGATCTGGTTCTGGTGCTTCGAGTCCAAACACACTCAACGCTGGAATCTCACCTGAACTAATCTCCGGCAATTGCGGCAGTCGCTCTGGAGTCGGAAACACTTCGTACACAGTCGAAGACTTCTCAACCTGCTTGCGGAAACTCGTAAACAGTTCTGGAGTCTCGCTAATCTCGAATGGCAAATCATCACGATGATAAAGCGTCTGTCCCCAAAATTCTTGGGTTGAGACACCGATCGCTCTCAACGCCTCACTTAATGTCTTTTCAACCTCCGTTTCTTCGGAAGTAACTTCGTGATAGTAATAAACCAATTCAACGTTCAATTCTTTGGCGATCGCCGGAATCACTTCTTCGGCTTTCCCTTGCCGCACAATCAAATCGCTGCCGAGCGATCGTAAATTCTCACGCAAGTCCGCAACGCTTTCGAGCAGAAACTGCGCTCGGATTGCCCCAGTTTTGGGAAATCCATACGGAGTCGTGCCAAACTGTCTCGGCTCAAAACAATAAACTGGAATAACACTTGCACCGGATCGAACTGCTTTGACTAACGGTTCATGATCATGAATCCGTAGATCATTGCGATACCAAATAATAATCCGCTTCTCTGCCACGATCGAGTCTTGTAAACGCTTCACGTCGATCGTAACGTTTCTAAACAAGAGCGCGACCGCCAAGTGGACGATCGCGCTCTAAATATCGGCTCCCTACTGACCGAAGTTTTAGCTGACAAACACAGGAATACTGGCTAACACTGAAGCCAAAAGACTCGGAATCAATTGCATTGCAAACTGAAGCACAAAAATCGCCAAGATTGCCGAAAAATCAATCCCACCTAACGGTGGAATAATGCGACGAAAGAGGTTCAAATACGGATCAGTCAACTGGCTTAACACTGCGAAGGGCTGTTTATACCAGTCGATATTTGGGAACCAACTGAGCAAGATGCGGATAATCAGCAATGCAAAGTAAATTCCCAGAAATTGATTGATCGTTGTAATAAGCAAAATGGCTGGATTCATATCCTTTCCGTTTCCTTCTAATGTAGGGATCTACGATTCGCTCTCAGAACAGTTTAAGCGATCTTTTTTGTTCTTGTACTCTTGCTGCGGAGGCACGTCATTCTTCGCGGGTGGTTTCTCGCGCTCCGGGCAAATCGTTCTCAATCGCACGTCCATTCACGTTGCCTAACTGCTGACGCACATCGTCGATCGCATCATTCAGTTGAGCAATCTTATCCTCTAAACCTCGACGCGCTAATTCAATATTTTGCTCGGTTGAGGGACGCATCCGGCGTTTTGGCTTGGGGAGTTCTGATTTGGCTTGAGTGTCTTCGGTTTCTTCTGCAAATCGTTGCGCGGTTACGACCGAGCCGATAATCCCGCCAACAATGCCACCGACGATCGCACCCAGAACAAATCCACCAGAAAAATTATCTTGTTGACTCATACGGCGATCGTTCCTCAAACTCTATAAGACTTCTATTGTATCGATCCTCAAGTCCCAAAGATCCGATCGCCCGCATCTCCCAAGCCAGGGACAATAAACCCGCGATCGTTCAGCACTTCATCAATCCCCGCCGTGTAAATGCTCAAACTTGGATAAGCCGCACCTAATTTTTGCAGGGCAGGTGGAGCTGCAACGACTGCAACAATTCGCACAAATGCCGGATCAATTCCACGCTGAGTTAATTCTTCCATCGCTCGAATTGAGCTTCCACCCGTTGCCAGCATCGGATCAACGATCAAAACTCGCGTTTGCGGATCAAAGCGATCGGGCAATTTATTCAAGTAGCAACTCGCTTCGAGCGTTTCTTCATTTCGCACCAGTCCCAGATGGTAGATCGATGCTAAGGGTAACAACGACTGTGCGCCATTCAGCAAACCGAGTCCAGCCCGCAGAATCGGTACGATCACGATCGGAACTTCAGAATTGACAAAGGTTGCCGGACAGGGAGCGAGAGGAGTTTCGATCGTGGTGTCGATCGTTGGCAACCATTCGCGCACGGCTTCATACGTGAGCCACCGTCCTAATTCTGTGATTGCACTGCGAAATATCGTTGAGGGTGTTTCAGCATTCCGAGCGACACCAAGCCAATGTTTGATCAGGGGATGGGGTGGAACGTATACACGCAGTTGCGGACTCATAAGCGCTCATCTTGAATAATCTGAATCATCATACTCCTTACTGCTTCAATATTTTCGGTGATAGGTTGAAAAATTGCGCGATCGTCGCTGTCGATTTTATTGAAATACTTTCTCATTAGTGTTGACAAAGTTTTTCAACAAGCCGTATAGTAATTTTCAGTGTTCTCCTCTCTAGAGGATCGGCGGGCGCAAACAACGATGAGTTTTGCGTCCGATTTTTTTATCTATTAAATTTATTAACAAGACGCGCAGGGCGAATAGCACTTAGCTTCCAGAAATTGGAGTCAAATTGTTAATCAGTTTGTGAGATGAGCCGCTACTCTAGCAGCACGATCGGTAGACAGGTCTGAAAGGTTCTAAAATCCTGATCTGTTGTAAAGATAGAATCGTTGCGACGATAGGCAACAGCACAAATTAGAAAATCCGTATTCGAGCCTTGAATTCCATTGCGGCGGCAGGTGTTGAAAAATTCAGCAGCGGTTTCGTAGTCGTCTCGGAGAACCATTACGTCTGGAAAAGCTCGAAGATAGTCGCGTAGTCGCCTGAACTGTTCAATTGTGCGAAGCCCGGAGAGAATTTCTTGGCGAATGGCTCCGAGAATGCTGACCTCATCTTCAGTGATGAGTGTGCGAAGTCGATCGACGATTTCGGAATCAGGAGCATTACGACGCAAAGCCAGTGACCAAACAGAAGTATCAACAATTACGCTCATGGAGTTTGGCGTTGAGCTTTGTAGTCATAACTTTCTTCGTAGTCGATCGTTCCAAATAACTCGACGATTTTGCGACGTTGGCGGCGTTGAATGTACTCGCGTAGAGCGGTTTCGATGACAGATTCTAGGTTCTGCTGTTCATCGAGTGCCAATGCTTCCTGAATTAGAGATTCATCCAGATTGAGCGAGTGAGTCATTGCTACTAGCGATGTTGTGATTGCTCTATCTTATCTGTGTTTCAAGACTGAGATTCGGATGATTGGAGGTTTTGAATTTCGGTGAATGGTAACAACAAAGTGCTTTCAATTTTCTCACGCACACCGCGACTAACATAGCAATCGCTATTAAGGCAATCAATTAATAATTTATTGGCATCATTATACTTTTTCTTCATCTTAATCTGCTCTCCCTGCATTTTCAAATTTTGAAAGTCAAATCGCCAGTAAAGAGCGATATTACGCTCCTGAACAATCACAGATCTCATCTGATCAACAACTACTAGTCTTTCTCTATATTTCGCTTCATCACTACCATGCAGTTCAATTATTTGTTGTAGAAATGGTTGAAGTTTTTGGTGAAGTTGTGGAGACAGCAGGCTGATAAAATTGGCTTGTTTTACAAAGATAACTGCTGGAGAAAGAACATTTTGGGACTCGTCATCCCTTCTAACTTGTATATCAGTGTTCTGAAAGTCACTACAAGATGCCCAGTAAACGCAACCATCCAGCAAGTTATCAAGAAGAAGTTCACTATGAGCAATAGACTCTGCATCTGGGCATGGCACATCAAATAATCGATGGTCAATAAGTCTTCCAATTTCGAGGATGTTTTCATCCATAGCGATAGAAAGCAATCGATCAATGGAGTGAAGCTCCGCATCACCAAGTGCGAAATAGAAGGCGCGAATAGCTGGCAGTTTGTATGGTGCTGCCACTGAGTTAGCTTTTTGTGCAACCCAAGCTAAAAATTGTTGAAGCTTTTCATCTTTAGATGCGCTTGTATCAATCTTTTTCTTCATCATCAGGAGCAATTCATCTGCCTGCCGTATCATCCCTGCGGTTAACAAAAATACTTCTCTCCAACGTCGATCAAAAACATGATCAACTAATTTTGAATAGGCAGTTTTCTCTTTGATTTCCCTTGCAGCAAAATACTCTTGAAATGTGAGGTGCGAGAAAGAATAAATTCCTTTCGCTCGCTCTATTAATAAACCATGCTGCGCTTCAATTGAATTTAAAACCACTTCACTATCCAAGCGCAACATCTCCTCATTATCGGCAGCGTTTGGTAAGTTACGAATGAAACTTGCAATGTATGCCTCAATTGTCTTCTTCTTAAGAAAATACTCCTTCTTCTCGAAGGCTTTTAGTGCAATCTCACCCAGAAGATTCTGCTTAACATGTAAGGATAATTTCTTATAGACTTGCTTCCGTTCAATGTTGCGCTTGACATCCCATTTTTTCATCAAAACGTCTACGCCGTCTTGATAAAGTTCTGATCGATTCGCTGAAAAATCTCCTGAATCTTCAAATACTAAGCACAAAAGTGTTAACAAGAGTGGGCTGGTAGCGAGTTCCTGGATTGGTGGATGAGCTTTTAGCTGCTCAAGAAAGCGGTCTGCTTTCACCTCATCTTCTCTAGTCTGAAACCATCTATTAGTAAAATATGCAATCTGCTCATTATCAAAATCAGCCACTTCGATTTCTGTAAATTGCTCAAACGTATATTCACGGGCAGCAATTCGACAAGTCACAACAAATTGATTGCGATGGTAACGCTCTGAAAGCCTCTGAATCTGTCGCAGAACATGAGAAACATCAGTTTCTCGAACCTCATCCAAGCCATCAAGAAGAATCAGCGCATTTCCACGATCGAGCAATTCACGAATTGTCTCTGGCTCATCACATTCGAGATACAAACCAATATATTTAAGGAGATCAGGACGTTCTTCAATCTCAGCAAACTCTTTTAAGGTGATGAAGATTGGGACTTGCTGCGGTTGAAACCTTCCACCGATACACTGAATTGCCAGATGTTTGAGAAACGTAGTTTTGCCCGCCCCAGGCTTTCCTAAAATCATCAGTTTGCTATATTGCTCAACCGCTTTTAACCCCGGAATTGGTTTACCTTTCACTGCTCCCAAGCTAAACCTTTCTACGTTCTCGGCTGAGACAGTTTGCAACAGTTCTGATAGCTCTAACCGTCTGCGTCCAGTGATTTTCTCCAGGATGTTAACGTTCGTATAAATGTCATCCAAACCGATCGGTTGCGACATATCCAATACGCGCATCGTGCCACAACGCTTTTGCAAATGTGGTCTGATGTGATCGCGAAACTTCTGAACCATACCCATTGAAGTGTCGCTCATTCCATCTGG
Protein-coding sequences here:
- a CDS encoding DASH family cryptochrome, with amino-acid sequence MAEKRIIIWYRNDLRIHDHEPLVKAVRSGASVIPVYCFEPRQFGTTPYGFPKTGAIRAQFLLESVADLRENLRSLGSDLIVRQGKAEEVIPAIAKELNVELVYYYHEVTSEETEVEKTLSEALRAIGVSTQEFWGQTLYHRDDLPFEISETPELFTSFRKQVEKSSTVYEVFPTPERLPQLPEISSGEIPALSVFGLEAPEPDPRDMIPYKGGETAGKARLQEYFWNQDALKAYKETRNGMLGVDYSSKFSAWLALGCLSPRYIYSQVQDYESKRVRNDSTYWLIFELLWRDYFRFIVAKHGDRIFYRSGLQRIPIAWKEDVERFELWREGKTGFPLVDANMQEIAATGFMSNRGRQNVASFLTKNLGINWQWGAEWFESQLIDYDVCSNWGNWNYTAGVGNDARGFRFFNIIKQSKDYDPDGSYVKHWLPALKEVPAAKVHEPWKLLPVEQQRFNVRLGVDYPNPIVDLFKSAEANEKIYNAAFGKSSQAPQRERDRRFKSQKRR
- a CDS encoding YggT family protein; this translates as MNPAILLITTINQFLGIYFALLIIRILLSWFPNIDWYKQPFAVLSQLTDPYLNLFRRIIPPLGGIDFSAILAIFVLQFAMQLIPSLLASVLASIPVFVS
- the upp gene encoding uracil phosphoribosyltransferase, which translates into the protein MSPQLRVYVPPHPLIKHWLGVARNAETPSTIFRSAITELGRWLTYEAVREWLPTIDTTIETPLAPCPATFVNSEVPIVIVPILRAGLGLLNGAQSLLPLASIYHLGLVRNEETLEASCYLNKLPDRFDPQTRVLIVDPMLATGGSSIRAMEELTQRGIDPAFVRIVAVVAAPPALQKLGAAYPSLSIYTAGIDEVLNDRGFIVPGLGDAGDRIFGT
- a CDS encoding PIN domain-containing protein is translated as MSVIVDTSVWSLALRRNAPDSEIVDRLRTLITEDEVSILGAIRQEILSGLRTIEQFRRLRDYLRAFPDVMVLRDDYETAAEFFNTCRRNGIQGSNTDFLICAVAYRRNDSIFTTDQDFRTFQTCLPIVLLE
- a CDS encoding type II toxin-antitoxin system VapB family antitoxin, which codes for MTHSLNLDESLIQEALALDEQQNLESVIETALREYIQRRQRRKIVELFGTIDYEESYDYKAQRQTP
- a CDS encoding NACHT domain-containing NTPase, which encodes MASRSLQACCVGVEQIAHALTHQKLSQEELGGDICQPATSKKFCRGEKVDRRIFVKLCEKLGLNWEEITGIAAQSIAPDGMSDTSMGMVQKFRDHIRPHLQKRCGTMRVLDMSQPIGLDDIYTNVNILEKITGRRRLELSELLQTVSAENVERFSLGAVKGKPIPGLKAVEQYSKLMILGKPGAGKTTFLKHLAIQCIGGRFQPQQVPIFITLKEFAEIEERPDLLKYIGLYLECDEPETIRELLDRGNALILLDGLDEVRETDVSHVLRQIQRLSERYHRNQFVVTCRIAAREYTFEQFTEIEVADFDNEQIAYFTNRWFQTREDEVKADRFLEQLKAHPPIQELATSPLLLTLLCLVFEDSGDFSANRSELYQDGVDVLMKKWDVKRNIERKQVYKKLSLHVKQNLLGEIALKAFEKKEYFLKKKTIEAYIASFIRNLPNAADNEEMLRLDSEVVLNSIEAQHGLLIERAKGIYSFSHLTFQEYFAAREIKEKTAYSKLVDHVFDRRWREVFLLTAGMIRQADELLLMMKKKIDTSASKDEKLQQFLAWVAQKANSVAAPYKLPAIRAFYFALGDAELHSIDRLLSIAMDENILEIGRLIDHRLFDVPCPDAESIAHSELLLDNLLDGCVYWASCSDFQNTDIQVRRDDESQNVLSPAVIFVKQANFISLLSPQLHQKLQPFLQQIIELHGSDEAKYRERLVVVDQMRSVIVQERNIALYWRFDFQNLKMQGEQIKMKKKYNDANKLLIDCLNSDCYVSRGVREKIESTLLLPFTEIQNLQSSESQS